One window of the Rosa rugosa chromosome 3, drRosRugo1.1, whole genome shotgun sequence genome contains the following:
- the LOC133738996 gene encoding putative F-box/LRR-repeat protein 23, whose product MSDNNPGTLGHYNPYCSSYVAPYGYRYGAGFLHDLNPYNAWVYTTDYGVWGGQNANDSNIRSWTELPDDVTAMILSRLGAIEILKTAQKVCMTWRKISKDPLVWCRIDLHHDGSYYSPYVHQQLDKMCRQAIDRSCANLVDISIQDFGNDALLEYITDSSPRIRRLRLDSCPVTDKGLSKVASKLPLLEDLEISHTNSCSRESLEAIGRSCPLLTSFKYKDGWQVWFKFDDTNEQALAIAGTMHGLRHLQLLGNAVTTDGLAKILDSCPHLESLDLRYCFNLNLGGDLQRRCSTQVKTLQTSGGSL is encoded by the exons ATGTCTGATAATAATCCTGGAACTTTGGGGCATTATAATCCATATTGCAGTAGTTATGTAGCACCTTATGGATATAGATATGGTGCTGGGTTTTTGCATGATCTGAATCCTTATAATGCTTGGGTATATACAACTGATTATGGCGTATGGGGTGGCCAAAATGCTAACGACTCCAATATCCGAAGCTGGACGGAGCTCCCTGATGATGTTACCGCAATGATACTGTCACGTCTTGGAGCAATTGAGATCTTGAAAACTGCTCAGAAGGTTTGCATGACATGGCGCAAAATAAGCAAGGACCCTCTTGTGTGGTGCAGAATCGACTTGCACCATGATGGTTCTTATTATAGTCCCTATGTGCACCAACAGTTGGACAAAATGTGCCGCCAAGCCATTGATCGTAGCTGTGCTAATCTGGTCGATATCAGCATCCAGGACTTtggcaatgatgcacttcttGAGTATATCACTGATAG TTCACCTAGAATCAGACGTCTTCGTTTGGATAGTTGCCCAGTAACTGACAAGGGATTAAGTAAAGTAGCTTCCAAACTTCCGCTGCTGGAGGACCTCGAAATTTCACACACAAACTCTTGCTCACGCGAATCTCTTGAAGCAATAGGGCGCTCTTGCCCTCTCTTAACATCATTCAAGTATAAGGACGGATGGCAGGTATGGTTCAAATTTGATGATACTAATGAACAAGCACTTGCCATAGCCGGAACAATGCATGGTTTACGCCACCTCCAGCTTTTAGGGAATGCGGTGACTACTGATGGATTGGCCAAGATCCTTGATTCTTGTCCTCATCTCGAGTCACTTGATCTGAGATATTGTTTCAATCTTAATTTGGGA